A window of Chloroflexota bacterium genomic DNA:
GAATCGCTCAAGGTGGACTACGCCCGCGGCCTCGATGTCCCCGATCGCGATCAGGTCGCGGCGGTCATCGCGGACGACGTGACCGTCTGGGCAGCCGGCGTTGAGCTCGTCACGGAGGAGCTGGCGGCAGGTGAGCAGCTGCCGGCCCGAATCTACCTGTGCGGCGGAGGATCGAGGCTGCCAGAGGTCCGGGCCGCCCTCGCCGCAGAACCGTTCTGGGCACGCCTGCCGTTCAGCCGTCCGCCCGAGGTGACGATCATGTCACCGGACCAGGTGACGACGATCCGCGACGGCACGGCGCTCCTCGTCGACCAGCAGGACGTCACGCCGCTCGGGCTCGCCTACCAGGCGATCGAGCTCCAGGCCGACGAGGATCCGCTCGATGCCGCGCTTCGACGGGTGCTCCGGGCGATGAAGGTCTGAGGTCCGGGCACGTGGCGAACGACACGGCGATCGTCTACCTCGACGTTGACGACGAGATCACCTCGGCGGCCACCCGCATCCGGAGTGCGGAGGCGCCGCGCATCGCCCTCGTCCTGCCGCCCGGATCGCGGCTCGCCACGTCGCGGATCAACTTCCGGCTCCTCGCTCGCGAGGCGCAGGCGCGGAGCCGGCAGCTCGTGATCGTGGCGCCGGAGGCGGCGACGCGTGCTCTGGCGGCGTCAGCCGGGATCGACGCGTACGCGGCGGTGCGGGACCTTGATGAGCCGGACGGCATCGAGCGGCACGCCGCGATCGCGGGGAGCCGCGATGCGGCGTCGGCCGAGGCATACGTCGGCGGGCCGTCCCCCCGCGCCGGCGGCGCGAGCGCGGACGCGCATCCGATCACGGCTCGGAGCACGGCCCCGGCACTGCCGGTCGTGGGAGGTGGGCGACGGCCGGGAGTCGGCGTCTCGTCCGGCCGCATCGCCGCGGTCCTCGTCGGGGTCGCCATCCTCCTGCTCGCGATCATCGGATACGTCTTCCTGCCGGCCGCCACCATCGTCGTCACGCCCAGGATCGATCCGCTCGGACCCCTTACGTTCACCGTCCGCGCAGACCCGACCGCGTCCGCGCCTGACGCGGCGACGGGTGTCGTGCCGGCGACGGTCCCCACGTTTCCGCTGACCGCGTCGGGCACGTTCCCCTCCAGCGGCAAGAAGGTGACGAACACGGCGGCCACGGGCTCGGTGACATTCTCGAACATCGATCCGTTCGCCCAGCACACGATCGCGGCCGGAAGCGTCGTTTCGACGCCCGATGGGATCGGGTTCGCGACGACGCGGGTCGTCATCCTCAACCCGGCCCAGCTCGTGGACTCCGGTGGCAACATCGTCATCGTGCCGACGACCGGCAGCTCGCCGGTGACCGCGGTGGCGGGCGGGACGGCGGGGAACGTGGGGGCCGGCGCGATCCGGATCCCGCCGCCGGACCAGAATGCACGGAAGATCCAGGTCCGCAACCCGGCGCCCACGAGCGGTGGGTCCCACACGGAGGCGCTCATCATCGCCCAGAAGGACATCGACGCGGCGACGGCCTCACTCGCGACCCAGCTCGCGACCCAGCTCGACGCCACGATCGCCGATCCATCCCAGGTTCTGCCCGGCTCGACGGTCTTTCCGGAGACGAAGGCGATGACGGCTGCGACACCGACGGTCGATCCGACGACGCTCGTCGGCCAGCAGGTGACCTCGTTCAGCTACGGGCTGACCGCCACCGGCAGCGTGACCGCCGTCGATCTGGCGGCGGTCGAGGCACTCGCGACCGCGCAGCTGAGCTCGAGCGTCGCGGCGGACCACACGCTGGTCGCCGGATCGGCGCAGGTGACGGTCGGCAAGGGTCGCCTCCAGTCCGGCACGATCGTCTTTCCGGTCCGGGCGACGGCGCAGGAGGCGCGGACGCTGACGGGAGTCGACTTGCTCGCTCTCGTGAAGGGCAGGTCTGTCGCGGAAGCCGAGGTCGCCCTCGGACCCTACGGGACCGCGAGCATCACGCTCTGGCCCGGGTTCACGGACCGCGTTCCGGGCTACGACTTCCGGATCGACCTCCGCATCGCGGCCGGTTCGGGTCCCGCCGGGCCAGGCGGTGGGGGCGCGACGCCGGCTTCTCAGCCACCCGCCGGCACGGACCGGCCGTCCGGGGGCAGCGCGCCGAACGGGATTCCGACGAAGGTGCCTCCGACGAACAGTCCAGCACCGAGCATGACGCCGAGCGGTCCGTCGCCGAGCGCGGCGGGGAGCGGGGCACCGTGACCCGATTGCTCGCCATCGACCTCGGCGAGCGCCGCATCGGGCTCGCCGTCGGGGACGATCTGCGCGGCGGAGCCGTTCCGTTGACGACGGTCGCGCGCGGACGCTCCATCGCCGACGACGTCGCCACGCTCGGCCGGGTGGTCCAGCGGGAACGGATCGACGAGCTCATCGTGGGCCTGCCCATCGACACCGCGGGCACGGAGGGTGTCCAGGCCGACCGCACCCGCAGCTGGGCGGCGGCCGTCGCGGCAGATCTCGACCGCCCGATCGCTTTCCGGGACGAACGATTCTCGAGCCGCATCGCCGAGGAGCGCCTCGGACCAATGCCGCGCGGCCGGTCCGGCGGTCCGCCGACGGCGACGCAGCGCAACCGGTACCGGGCCCGCGTCGACCGCGAGGCGGCGGCGATCATCCTCGAGGCCGAGCTCCGCGCCCGCGCCGGGACCGCCCCGGCCCCGGCCCCGGTGGGAGGCACCGAGCGATGACGATCCGACGGGGCGGCCCGCCCCGCGGCCGCGCGGATGCGGCCCCCGACCAGGCGCACGTCGTCGGTGGCGTCGACGGCGTCGACCGCACGATCGAACGCCCGCCCGCCCGGGACCGGCGTGATCGCCGACGACCGACGGGTGGCGGAGGTCGCGGTGGGTTCGGCGGGCTGGTCCGCTTCGTCGCCTTCGCCCTCGTCCTCGGCGCCGTCGTCCTCGTCGGCCTCGTCACGGTCCTCCGACCGGTCGCGGCGGGAGCGATCGTCGGCTGGGCGTCTGACAACCCGACCGCGCTCGGCATCCCGTTCGTCGCGGATCTCGTCCGCGAGGATCTCGGCGCCTCCCTCACGGCGGCCCCGAGCACGGACGCGACGGAGGTCGACTTCATCGTCGCGCCCGGCGACACGGCCCGCGGGATCGCGGCGCGACTCCAGACCCAGGGCCTCCTGATCGATGCCCGAGCCTTCGTGTTCACCGCGATCGAGCGAAGTCTGACGAGCAAGCTCGAGGCCGGAACGTTCATCCTGCGCCGCAACATGACGCCCGACCAGCTCGTCACGGCGCTCCTCCAGGCGAAGAGCCTCGCCATCGACATCTCGTTCCGCGAGGGTCTCCGGGTCGAGCAGATGGCCGCCAAGCTCGAGACGCTGCCAGT
This region includes:
- the ruvX gene encoding Holliday junction resolvase RuvX yields the protein MTRLLAIDLGERRIGLAVGDDLRGGAVPLTTVARGRSIADDVATLGRVVQRERIDELIVGLPIDTAGTEGVQADRTRSWAAAVAADLDRPIAFRDERFSSRIAEERLGPMPRGRSGGPPTATQRNRYRARVDREAAAIILEAELRARAGTAPAPAPVGGTER